A region from the Triticum aestivum cultivar Chinese Spring chromosome 3D, IWGSC CS RefSeq v2.1, whole genome shotgun sequence genome encodes:
- the LOC123074076 gene encoding uncharacterized protein produces MSFIFSDLNFLAAASGLGGSVLHGRVKLTTLKPREITEQRLIKRGDSVVAQAKARWTVFPSLSTWEDTEDLKLNFPDLVVPHSVMEQPILALGRQAECSYPWWAISAL; encoded by the exons ATGAGCTTCATCTTCAGCGACCTCAATTTC TTGGCTGCGGCGTCGGGTTTAGGCGGGAGCGTCCTCCACGGCCGCGTCAAGCTCACCACCCTCAAG CCGCGAGAAATTACGGAACAGCGCCTGATCAAACGGGGCGATTCGGTGGTCGCGCAAGCCAAGGCTCGTTGGACCGTGTTTCCCTCGCTGTCGACCTGGGAGGATACGGAGGACTTGAAGCTCAACTTTCCAGACCTGGTTGTACCTCACAGTGTGATGGAGCAGCCAATACTAGCGCTGGGCCGGCAGGCTGAATGTAGTTATCCGTGGTGGGCCATTTCAGCCTTGTAG